One genomic segment of Actinoplanes ianthinogenes includes these proteins:
- a CDS encoding L-aspartate oxidase yields MSPLADLPALPRRLAAAEPGWTETTDVVVVGSGIAGLTAALHLREQGLHVTVVTKVNIDDGSTRWAQGGIAAVLDPLDTPQAHAYDTEIAGVGLCDPEAVKALVEEGPARVRELIRRGAEFDRNPDGSLMLTREGGHRADRIVHAGGDATGAEVQRALHAAVRRDPWIRLVEHALVLDLLRAADGRACGITLHVLGEGSEDGVGAVLARAVVLATGGMGQIFSSTTNPSVSTGDGVALALRAGAEVTDVEFVQFHPTSFVTSGLNSVQRPLISEALRGEGAYLVDENGERFMVGQHELAELAPRDVVAKGIYRVLRATGADHVYLDARHLGKEFLEHRFPTIMASTRSAGVDPATELIPVAPAAHYASGGVRTDLQGRTSIPGLYACGEVACTGVHGANRLASNSLLEGLVFAKRIADDIGRDLPAQADPVRTNMTPAWVADAAIRSEVQRTMTRGAGVLRSADSLDTAAKELSRLAESRSTPNTAAWEATNLLTVAAALVASACSRRETRGCHWREDYPTAADEWRGHLLNSISSDGSMTQDFQEMA; encoded by the coding sequence ATGTCACCTCTCGCGGATCTGCCGGCCCTACCGCGCCGGCTCGCCGCCGCCGAGCCGGGCTGGACCGAGACCACCGACGTCGTGGTGGTCGGGTCCGGCATCGCCGGGTTGACCGCCGCACTGCACCTGCGCGAGCAGGGCCTGCACGTCACGGTGGTCACCAAGGTCAACATCGACGACGGCTCCACGCGCTGGGCGCAGGGCGGGATCGCCGCGGTGCTCGACCCGCTGGACACGCCACAGGCGCACGCGTACGACACCGAGATCGCCGGAGTCGGGCTGTGCGACCCGGAGGCGGTGAAAGCGCTGGTCGAGGAGGGTCCGGCGCGGGTTCGCGAGCTGATCCGCCGGGGCGCCGAGTTCGACCGCAACCCGGACGGCTCGCTGATGCTGACCCGCGAGGGCGGCCACCGGGCGGACCGGATCGTGCACGCCGGCGGCGACGCCACCGGCGCCGAGGTGCAGCGCGCGCTGCACGCCGCGGTCCGCCGCGACCCGTGGATCCGGCTGGTCGAGCACGCCCTGGTGCTGGACCTGCTGCGCGCCGCCGACGGCCGCGCCTGCGGGATCACCCTGCACGTGCTGGGCGAGGGCTCGGAGGACGGCGTGGGCGCCGTGCTGGCCCGCGCGGTCGTGCTGGCCACCGGCGGGATGGGGCAGATCTTCTCGTCCACCACGAACCCGTCGGTCTCCACCGGCGACGGCGTGGCGCTCGCGCTGCGGGCCGGCGCCGAGGTGACCGACGTGGAGTTCGTCCAGTTCCATCCGACGTCGTTCGTCACCTCCGGGCTGAACTCGGTGCAGCGGCCGCTGATCTCCGAGGCGTTGCGCGGCGAGGGGGCGTACCTGGTCGACGAGAACGGCGAGCGGTTCATGGTCGGGCAGCACGAGCTGGCCGAGCTGGCCCCGCGCGACGTGGTGGCCAAGGGCATCTACCGCGTGCTGCGGGCCACCGGCGCGGACCACGTCTATCTGGACGCCCGGCACCTGGGCAAGGAGTTCCTGGAGCACCGCTTCCCGACCATCATGGCCTCCACCCGGAGCGCCGGGGTGGACCCGGCGACCGAGCTGATCCCGGTCGCGCCGGCCGCGCACTACGCGTCCGGCGGGGTCCGCACCGACCTTCAGGGGCGCACCAGCATCCCGGGGCTGTACGCCTGCGGCGAGGTGGCCTGCACCGGCGTGCACGGCGCCAACCGGCTGGCCAGCAACTCGCTGCTGGAGGGCCTGGTGTTCGCCAAGCGGATCGCCGACGACATCGGCCGTGACCTGCCGGCCCAGGCCGACCCGGTGCGGACGAACATGACGCCGGCCTGGGTGGCCGACGCGGCGATCCGGTCCGAGGTGCAGCGCACCATGACCCGCGGCGCCGGGGTGCTGCGCTCGGCCGACTCGCTGGACACCGCGGCCAAGGAGCTGTCCCGGCTGGCCGAGTCCCGGTCCACCCCGAACACCGCGGCCTGGGAGGCGACCAACCTGCTCACCGTCGCGGCGGCGCTGGTGGCGTCGGCGTGCAGCCGCCGGGAGACCCGCGGCTGCCACTGGCGTGAGGACTACCCGACCGCGGCCGACGAGTGGCGCGGCCACCTGCTCAACTCGATTTCCTCTGACGGCAGCATGACCCAGGACTTCCAGGAGATGGCGTGA
- a CDS encoding septum formation family protein, producing MRHWRARPGPGLGFDLAATLGLMLLVAAGCGNPGRVDGNLTNDWGAMPPATGFEPMAATCHLANFAATGPRATYEEVDCSVQHRTETVYVGTYTGTAADAEQPPVETSSGARAAYHTCDEKTTAYVGAPWRTARLWIGVTHPSPAAWSGGSRWFRCDVVELDSIEDNGALVERQGSLRGALATSSDLALGCYAIKLDDNGAIDTMPPANCTDKHNAEFAGVWDAPADASYPKGDAAWEEFHDGCRTVVSAYTGVPDDKNLQYRTGVVSLPGNTDVWAQGDRGVRCYLWLDGAELTSTLKGKGTKALPVQYK from the coding sequence ATGCGACACTGGCGTGCCCGACCGGGCCCGGGCCTCGGCTTCGACCTGGCAGCCACGCTGGGTCTGATGCTGCTCGTCGCCGCCGGATGCGGTAACCCCGGACGCGTCGACGGCAACCTCACCAACGACTGGGGCGCGATGCCCCCGGCGACCGGGTTCGAACCGATGGCCGCCACCTGCCACCTGGCCAACTTCGCGGCGACCGGGCCCCGCGCCACCTACGAGGAGGTGGACTGCTCGGTGCAGCACCGCACCGAGACGGTCTACGTGGGCACCTACACCGGGACGGCCGCGGACGCCGAGCAGCCGCCGGTCGAGACCTCGTCCGGGGCGCGCGCGGCGTACCACACCTGCGACGAGAAGACGACCGCGTACGTCGGCGCACCGTGGCGCACCGCGCGGCTCTGGATCGGGGTGACCCACCCGTCCCCGGCGGCCTGGTCCGGCGGCTCCCGCTGGTTCCGGTGCGACGTCGTCGAGCTCGACTCGATCGAGGACAACGGCGCGCTGGTCGAGCGGCAGGGCAGCCTGCGCGGGGCGCTGGCCACGAGTTCCGACCTGGCGCTCGGCTGTTACGCGATCAAGCTGGACGACAACGGCGCGATCGACACCATGCCGCCGGCGAACTGCACCGACAAGCACAACGCCGAGTTCGCCGGGGTCTGGGACGCGCCGGCCGACGCGTCGTACCCCAAGGGCGACGCGGCCTGGGAGGAGTTCCACGACGGCTGCCGGACCGTGGTGTCCGCGTACACCGGCGTGCCCGACGACAAGAACCTGCAGTACCGCACCGGCGTGGTCTCGCTGCCGGGCAACACGGACGTCTGGGCCCAGGGTGACCGCGGCGTGCGCTGTTACCTCTGGCTGGACGGCGCCGAGCTGACCTCGACCCTGAAGGGCAAGGGGACCAAGGCCCTTCCGGTCCAGTACAAGTAA
- the panD gene encoding aspartate 1-decarboxylase produces MLRTMLKSKIHRATVTQADLHYVGSVTVDLDLMEAADLLPGEQVAIVDVTNGARLETYVIPGERGSGVIGINGAAAHLVHPGDLVILISYGQMDNAEAREYQPRVVHVDADNRVIELGADPAEAVAGMADDLVRGDLTLSVR; encoded by the coding sequence ATGCTCCGCACCATGCTGAAGTCGAAGATCCACCGGGCCACCGTGACGCAGGCCGACCTGCATTACGTCGGCTCGGTGACCGTCGACCTCGACCTGATGGAGGCGGCCGATCTGCTGCCCGGTGAGCAGGTGGCGATCGTCGACGTGACCAACGGGGCGCGGCTGGAGACCTACGTGATCCCGGGTGAGCGGGGCAGCGGCGTGATCGGCATCAACGGCGCCGCCGCGCACCTGGTGCACCCGGGTGACCTGGTCATCCTGATCTCCTACGGGCAGATGGACAACGCCGAGGCGCGGGAGTACCAGCCGCGCGTGGTGCACGTGGACGCGGACAACCGGGTGATCGAGCTGGGCGCCGACCCGGCCGAGGCGGTCGCGGGCATGGCCGACGACCTGGTCCGGGGAGATCTGACCCTGTCCGTCCGTTGA
- the panC gene encoding pantoate--beta-alanine ligase: MTQVAHTRDELAAALPAAGQEIAVVMTMGALHEGHRQLIRVARERSAFVVVTIFVNPLQFGPSEDFEKYPRTLEADLEACRAEGAAVVFAPGRDDVYPGGAPSITMNPGALGEILEGASRPGHFSGMLTVVEKLLRLTRADVAYFGEKDFQQLALIRRMVVDLELGVEIVGVPTVRETDGLALSSRNRYLSPEERKSALALSRALREGATHSDATAILAAAGKILADEPGVRVDYLELTGPDLGAVPADGPARLLVAAKVGATRLIDNVPIVLRKEA; encoded by the coding sequence GTGACCCAGGTGGCGCACACCCGCGACGAGCTGGCCGCCGCGCTGCCGGCCGCCGGGCAGGAGATCGCGGTCGTGATGACCATGGGCGCGCTGCACGAGGGGCACCGGCAGCTGATCCGGGTGGCCCGGGAGCGGTCCGCGTTCGTGGTCGTGACGATCTTCGTGAACCCGCTCCAGTTCGGGCCGAGCGAGGACTTCGAGAAGTACCCGCGGACGCTGGAGGCCGACCTCGAGGCCTGCCGGGCCGAGGGCGCCGCGGTGGTCTTCGCGCCGGGCCGGGACGACGTGTACCCGGGCGGGGCGCCGTCGATCACGATGAACCCGGGCGCGCTTGGCGAGATCCTGGAGGGGGCGAGCCGGCCCGGCCACTTCTCCGGGATGCTCACCGTGGTGGAGAAGCTGCTCCGCCTGACCCGGGCGGACGTCGCCTACTTCGGGGAGAAGGACTTCCAGCAGCTCGCACTGATCCGGCGCATGGTGGTGGACCTGGAGCTGGGCGTCGAGATCGTGGGCGTGCCGACCGTACGGGAAACTGATGGTCTGGCGCTCAGCAGCCGCAACCGGTACCTCTCCCCGGAGGAGCGGAAATCCGCTCTGGCCCTGTCTCGCGCGTTGCGCGAGGGCGCGACGCATAGCGACGCGACGGCGATCCTGGCGGCCGCCGGAAAGATTCTGGCGGACGAGCCTGGCGTACGCGTCGACTACCTCGAACTGACCGGCCCGGACCTGGGCGCGGTCCCGGCCGACGGCCCGGCTCGCCTGCTGGTGGCCGCCAAGGTCGGCGCCACCCGTCTGATCGACAACGTCCCGATCGTTCTCCGGAAGGAAGCCTGA
- a CDS encoding Rossmann-like and DUF2520 domain-containing protein produces MSVLTVGVVGAGRVGAVLGAALQRAGHRVVAAAAVSAASRERAARLLPEAAILPADEVARAATDLLLLAVPDDALKSVVAGLNSTGALRPDQIVAHTSGAHGLDVLGDVNGMALHPAMTFTGADSDLARLPGIAWGVTTRDRAFATRLVADLGGAPEWIAEDARPVYHAALAHGANHLVTLVNEAADTLRAAGVAEPSRVLAPLLTAALDNALRMGDAALTGPVSRGDAGTVAKHLARMPERAVPAYLALARRTADRALAAGRLRPQDAAALLDVLFAGGDSTGHPAGTSTGHPAGTSTASSAESTVGSLA; encoded by the coding sequence ATGAGCGTATTGACCGTCGGCGTGGTCGGCGCCGGCCGGGTGGGCGCTGTGCTGGGTGCGGCGTTGCAGCGGGCCGGGCACCGGGTGGTCGCCGCCGCCGCTGTCTCCGCGGCGTCGCGGGAGCGGGCCGCGCGCCTGCTGCCGGAGGCCGCGATCCTGCCCGCCGACGAGGTCGCCCGGGCCGCCACCGATCTGTTGCTGCTCGCCGTGCCGGACGACGCCCTGAAAAGCGTGGTCGCCGGCTTGAACAGCACCGGTGCGCTGCGACCGGACCAGATTGTGGCGCACACCTCCGGGGCTCACGGACTCGACGTTCTGGGCGATGTGAACGGCATGGCCCTGCACCCCGCGATGACCTTCACCGGCGCGGACTCCGACCTGGCCCGGCTGCCGGGCATCGCCTGGGGGGTGACCACCCGGGACCGGGCGTTCGCCACCCGGCTGGTCGCCGACCTGGGCGGCGCGCCGGAGTGGATCGCCGAGGACGCCCGGCCGGTCTACCACGCGGCTCTCGCGCACGGGGCCAACCACCTGGTCACCCTGGTCAACGAGGCGGCCGACACGCTGCGCGCGGCCGGGGTCGCCGAGCCGTCGCGGGTGCTCGCTCCGCTGCTGACCGCGGCGCTGGACAACGCGCTGCGGATGGGCGACGCCGCGCTGACCGGGCCGGTGTCCCGCGGTGACGCCGGCACCGTGGCCAAGCATCTGGCGCGGATGCCGGAGCGGGCGGTCCCGGCGTACCTCGCCCTGGCCCGACGGACCGCGGACCGCGCCCTCGCGGCCGGACGGCTGCGCCCGCAGGACGCCGCGGCCCTTCTCGACGTCTTGTTCGCCGGCGGCGACAGCACCGGCCATCCGGCCGGGACCAGCACCGGCCACCCGGCCGGGACCAGCACCGCAAGCAGTGCCGAAAGCACGGTAGGGAGCCTCGCGTGA
- a CDS encoding SAM-dependent methyltransferase, with protein sequence MGIGWRLAMQSALYGPDGFFVRPRSGPADHFRTSVHASPLFAGALARLVERVDAALGRPARFDLVDVGAGRGELLSALCAMLPGGLAGRVRPVAVEMAPRPGGLNPAIRWRRDVPEAVTGLLVATEWLDNVPLDVVEADEHGRLRKVLVDRHTGAETLGGPADPAEVFWSARWWPGPGRVEIGAPRDAAWAEAVSRVRRGAALCVDYGHRRDERPPFGSLTGFRDGRQVAPVPDGGCDVTAHVAIDAVASASGYPYEMVRQRAALQALGVSGARPPLALAGSDPAAYLRALSSAGAAAELTSSSGLGDHWWLWHPIGIDLPLT encoded by the coding sequence GTGGGGATCGGATGGCGGCTGGCGATGCAGTCCGCGCTCTACGGGCCGGATGGGTTCTTCGTGCGGCCGCGGTCCGGGCCTGCTGATCACTTCCGGACCAGCGTGCATGCTTCACCGCTGTTTGCCGGGGCGCTGGCACGGCTCGTGGAGCGGGTGGACGCGGCGCTCGGGCGGCCAGCCCGATTCGATCTGGTGGACGTCGGGGCCGGGCGGGGCGAGCTGCTCAGCGCGCTGTGCGCGATGCTGCCCGGCGGGCTGGCCGGGCGGGTGCGGCCGGTGGCGGTCGAGATGGCGCCGCGCCCCGGCGGGCTGAATCCGGCGATCCGCTGGCGGCGGGACGTTCCGGAGGCGGTGACCGGGCTGCTGGTGGCCACCGAGTGGCTGGACAACGTTCCGCTCGACGTGGTCGAGGCCGACGAGCACGGACGGCTGCGCAAGGTGCTGGTCGATCGGCACACCGGCGCGGAGACGCTGGGCGGCCCGGCGGATCCGGCCGAGGTGTTCTGGTCGGCTCGGTGGTGGCCGGGGCCGGGGCGGGTGGAGATCGGCGCGCCGCGGGACGCGGCCTGGGCGGAAGCGGTCAGCCGGGTGCGGCGGGGTGCGGCGCTGTGCGTCGACTACGGGCATCGGCGGGACGAGCGACCGCCGTTCGGCAGCCTGACCGGCTTCCGGGACGGACGGCAGGTCGCGCCGGTGCCGGACGGGGGCTGCGACGTGACAGCGCACGTCGCCATCGACGCGGTGGCGAGCGCGAGCGGTTATCCGTACGAAATGGTCCGTCAGCGTGCGGCCCTGCAAGCGCTCGGGGTCAGCGGCGCGCGACCACCGCTCGCCCTGGCCGGCAGCGATCCGGCGGCCTATCTGCGGGCCCTCTCGTCGGCCGGCGCGGCCGCCGAGCTGACCTCGTCGAGCGGACTCGGCGACCACTGGTGGCTGTGGCACCCGATCGGCATCGACCTGCCGCTGACCTGA
- a CDS encoding NADH-quinone oxidoreductase subunit D, producing the protein MTVGTGAGLETADMVLNIGPQHPSTHGVLRLKLTLDGERVVACEPVVGYMHRGAEKLFEVRDYRQIIMLANRHDWLSAFSNELGVVLAVERLMGIEVPERAVWLRMALAELNRVLNHLMFLGSYPLEIGAITPMFYAFRERETLQAVMEEVSGGRIHYMFNRVGGLKEEVPAGWTKRARQAVGAVRRRMPDLAGVIHKNDIFLARTVGVGVLSAADAAAFGASGPVARASGLDFDVRRDEPYLFYDQLDVPVVTRTAGDCHARFEVLLEQVAVSLDLVEQCLERVDRTGGPVNVRLPKVVKAPEGHTYAWTENPLGVNGYYLVSRGEKTPWRLKLRTASYANVQALATLIPGCLVPDLIAILGSMFFVVGDIDK; encoded by the coding sequence ATGACCGTGGGGACCGGGGCCGGGCTCGAGACGGCGGACATGGTGCTGAACATCGGGCCGCAGCACCCGTCGACGCACGGGGTGCTGCGGCTCAAGCTGACCCTGGACGGGGAGCGCGTGGTCGCCTGCGAGCCGGTCGTGGGATACATGCACCGGGGCGCGGAGAAGCTGTTCGAGGTGCGGGACTACCGGCAGATCATCATGCTGGCGAACCGGCACGACTGGCTGTCCGCGTTCTCCAACGAGCTGGGCGTGGTGCTCGCGGTCGAGCGGCTGATGGGCATCGAGGTGCCGGAGCGGGCGGTCTGGCTGCGGATGGCCCTCGCCGAGCTGAACCGGGTGCTGAACCATCTGATGTTCCTCGGTTCCTACCCGCTGGAGATCGGCGCGATCACGCCGATGTTCTACGCGTTCCGGGAGCGGGAGACGCTGCAGGCCGTGATGGAGGAGGTCTCCGGCGGTCGGATCCACTACATGTTCAACCGGGTCGGCGGGCTGAAGGAGGAGGTCCCGGCCGGGTGGACGAAGCGGGCCCGGCAGGCGGTCGGCGCGGTCCGGCGGCGGATGCCCGACCTGGCCGGCGTGATCCACAAGAACGACATCTTCCTGGCGCGCACGGTCGGGGTCGGCGTCCTGTCGGCGGCTGACGCCGCCGCCTTCGGAGCGTCCGGGCCGGTGGCGCGGGCCAGCGGTCTGGATTTCGACGTACGCCGGGACGAGCCCTACCTGTTCTACGACCAGCTCGACGTGCCCGTGGTGACCCGGACGGCCGGGGACTGTCACGCGCGGTTCGAGGTGCTGCTGGAGCAGGTCGCGGTGTCGCTCGACCTGGTCGAGCAGTGCCTGGAGCGGGTGGACCGGACCGGCGGCCCGGTCAACGTGCGGCTGCCCAAGGTGGTGAAGGCGCCGGAGGGGCACACCTACGCGTGGACCGAGAACCCGCTCGGGGTGAACGGGTACTACCTGGTGTCCCGCGGGGAGAAGACGCCGTGGCGGTTGAAGCTGCGGACGGCGTCCTACGCGAACGTGCAGGCGCTGGCGACGCTGATCCCGGGGTGCCTGGTGCCCGACCTGATCGCGATCCTCGGGTCGATGTTCTTCGTCGTCGGCGACATCGACAAGTGA